A genomic window from Hippocampus zosterae strain Florida chromosome 13, ASM2543408v3, whole genome shotgun sequence includes:
- the LOC127613082 gene encoding ras-related protein Rab-1A-like isoform X2 has product MNPEYDYLFKLLLIGDSGVGKSCLLLRFADDTYTESYISTIGVDFKIRTIELDGKTIKLQIWDTAGQERFRTITSSYYRGAHGIIVVYDVTDQESFNNVKQWLQEIDRYASENVNKLLVGNKCDLTTKKVVDYTTAKEFADSLAIPFLETSAKSATNVEQAFMTMAAEIKKRMGPGAAAADKSNVKIQSRPVNTSSGGCC; this is encoded by the exons tGACTATTTATTCAAACTGCTGCTGATTGGAGATTCTGGTGTTGGAAAGTCTTGTCTGCTGCTTCGCTTCGCA GACGACACGTACACGGAGAGCTACATCAGCACCATCGGCGTGGACTTCAAGATCCGGACCATCGAGCTGGACGGGAAGACCATCAAACTGCAAATT TGGGACACGGCCGGCCAGGAGCGCTTCCGCACCATCACGTCCAGCTACTACAGAGGCGCGCACGGCATCATCGTGGTGTACGACGTCACCGATCAG GAGTCGTTCAACAACGTGAAGCAGTGGCTCCAGGAGATCGACCGCTACGCCAGCGAGAACGTCAACAAGCTGCTGGTCGGCAACAAATGTGACCTGACCACCAAGAAAGTGGTGGACTACACCACGGCCAAG GAGTTTGCCGACAGCTTGGCCATCCCCTTCCTGGAGACCAGCGCCAAGAGCGCCACCAACGTGGAGCAGGCCTTCATGACCATGGCGGCCGAGATCAAGAAGCGGATGGgccccggcgccgccgccgccgacaagTCCAACGTCAAGATCCAGAGCAGGCCGGTCAACACCTCGTCCGGAGGCTGCTGCTGA
- the map1lc3c gene encoding microtubule-associated proteins 1A/1B light chain 3C — MPPQERNQQQEQQQPPPTHGKPFKQRKSFATRKREVAGIRSKFPNKIPVIIERYEREKFLPPLDKTKFLVPHELTMNQFVTIIRNRMALLPSQAFYLLVNNSGLASMTLSMAQVYGDHQDDDGFLYMTYASQEMFGQL, encoded by the exons ATGCCCCCGCAGGAAAGGAAccagcagcaggagcagcagcagccgccgccGACGCACGGCAAACCCTTCAAGCAGAGAAAAAGCTTCG CCACCAGGAAGCGAGAGGTGGCGGGCATCCGCTCCAAATTCCCCAACAAGATCCCG GTGATCATCGAACGCTACGAGCGGGAAAAGTTTCTCCCTCCTTTGGACAAAACAAAGTTTCTTGTTCCGCATGAGCTCACCATGAACCAGTTTGTCACCATTATCAG GAACCGCATGGCGCTGTTGCCCTCGCAGGCCTTCTACCTGCTGGTGAACAACAGCGGGTTGGCCAGCATGACTCTGAGCATGGCTCAGGTCTACGGGGACCACCAGGATGACGACGGCTTCCTCTACATGACCTACGCCTCCCAGGAGATGTTTGGACAACTTTAG
- the btbd3a gene encoding BTB/POZ domain-containing protein 3a, which produces MAAELFPSKKKLLPSASEQEQERQQEEPPQEEEEEEEEARRRTRDRPSLSSNNNNGCGRAGCAWQGLYPTVRERNSVMFNNDLMADVYFVVGPPGGTQRVPGHKYVLAVGSSVFHAMFYGELAEDRDEIRIPDVEPPSFLAMLKYIYCDEIELCADTVLATLYAAKKYIVPHLARACVNFLETSLSAKNACVLLSQSCLFEEPELTQRCWEVIDAQAELALRSEGFCDIDAHTLESILRRETLNAKEMAVFQAALGWAEAECQRRDLRPTVENKRLVLGKAIYLIRIPAMALEDFANGAAQSGVLTPNETNDIFLWYTAANKPELLFLSKPRRGLAPQRCHRFQSCAYRSNQWRYRGRCDSIQFAVDKRVFVAGFGLYGSSCGSAEYGAKMELKRQGAAVAQRAVKYFSDGSSSTFAVWFEHPVQIEPDAFYTASVVLDGNELSYFGQEGVTEVQCGKVTFQFQCSSDSTNGTGVQGGQIPELIFYA; this is translated from the exons ATGGCCGCAGAGTTGTTCCCCAGCAAGAAGAAACTTCTTCCGTCCGCCTcggagcaggagcaggagcgGCAGCAGGAAGAGCCaccgcaggaggaggaggaggaggaggaggaggcgcgcCGGCGCACGCGCGACCGGCCGAGCctgagcagcaacaacaacaacggctgTGGGCGGGCCGGCTGCGCCTGGCAGGGCCTGTACCCCACCGTCCGCGAGAG GAACTCCGTCATGTTCAACAATGACCTGATGGCGGACGTTTACTTTGTGGTGGGACCGCCGGGCGGGACGCAGCGGGTTCCGGGCCACAAG TACGTCTTGGCGGTGGGCAGCTCGGTGTTCCACGCCATGTTCTACGGCGAGCTGGCCGAGGATCGGGACGAGATCCGCATCCCCGACGTGGAGCCGCCGTCCTTCCTCGCCATGCTCAA GTACATCTACTGCGACGAGATCGAGCTGTGCGCCGACACGGTCCTGGCCACGCTGTACGCCGCCAAGAAGTACATCGTGCCGCACCTGGCGCGCGCCTGCGTCAACTTCCTGGAGACCAGCCTGAGCGCCAAGAACGCCTGCGTGCTGCTGTCGCAGAGCTGCCTCTTCGAGGAGCCCGAGCTGACGCAGCGCTGCTGGGAGGTGATCGACGCCCAGGCCGAGCTGGCGCTGCGCTCGGAGGGCTTCTGCGACATCGACGCGCACACGCTGGAGAGCATCCTGCGCCGCGAGACGCTCAACGCCAAGGAGATGGCCGTCTTCCAGGCGGCGCTGGGCTGGGCCGAGGCCGAGTGCCAGCGCCGGGACCTGCGGCCCACCGTCGAGAACAAGAGGCTGGTGCTCGGCAAG GCCATCTACCTGATCCGCATCCCCGCCATGGCCCTGGAGGACTTTGCCAACGGGGCGGCCCAGTCGGGCGTGCTGACGCCCAACGAGACCAACGACATCTTCCTGTGGTACACGGCGGCCAACAAGCCCGAGCTGCTGTTCCTCAGCAAACCCCGGCGGGGCCTGGCGCCGCAGCGCTGCCACCGCTTCCAGTCGTGCGCCTACCGCAGCAACCAGTGGCGCTACCGCGGCCGCTGCGACAGCATCCAGTTCGCCGTGGACAAGCGCGTCTTCGTGGCCGGCTTCGGACTGTACGGCTCCAGCTGCGGCTCGGCCGAGTACGGCGCCAAGATGGAGCTGAAGCGGCAGGGCGCCGCCGTGGCGCAGCGGGCCGTCAAGTACTTCTCCGACGGCTCCAGCTCCACCTTCGCCGTGTGGTTCGAGCACCCGGTGCAGATCGAGCCCGACGCCTTCTACACGGCCAGCGTGGTGCTGGACGGCAACGAGCTCAGCTACTTCGGCCAGGAGGGCGTGACCGAGGTGCAGTGCGGGAAGGTCACCTTCCAGTTCCAGTGCTCCTCGGACAGCACCAACGGCACCGGCGTGCAGGGCGGCCAGATCCCCGAGCTCATCTTCTACGCCTGA
- the esf1 gene encoding ESF1 homolog, whose protein sequence is MSSQKSGEEEDGAPADARFSRVRRDPRFWEMPERQRKVAIDKRFASMFHDERFQVKCEVDKRGRPVRRSAAEDLRRFYQIPEGESDQGRPDEDDDEEEGRDESDDESRAGSSGGEEDEGSSNSDGPDLARGQGNVETSSDEGEEAEEEEEIQHDWGELCKDAERSEQVWRRLAVCNVDWDRLKAKDLLATLDSFKPEGGAVLSVKIYPSEFGKERLRLEESQGPPELRAPPADSDDDGKDDRSYREKKRDYQFKRLKYFYAVAECDSAATAAKIYQECDGLEYESSSSVLDLRFIPDDMTFEEPPRDAAADVNLATYAPKFFTSAASATSKVELTWDQTDPERVSALRRKFNKSELLDMDFAAYLASSSSSGEGEEDEPEPEGEDGRDAAATGKSQEQLDKYRRLLGGLRREQSEQNMEMEVTWVPGLREATEQLVKKKQEQERRPTPWEDFLRKKRDKKKAKKNGNKERHQEDGQPGDDRSPDPADLDEPFFRRELVAAGGRDEKKKKRDERERAGEEGGARARAEMSLLMDDEDDGRKHFNYDKLVEQQNLSGKKKKKMLKSGDAPPEDNFQVDVSDPRFQAVFTSHLFNLDPSHPSYKRTRATQSILDEKRRRREEADRGGGHDDGEARAVPREGAQRDAGLSLLVKSVKSKTRDFQARKKAKRI, encoded by the exons ATGTCGTCCCAAAAGAGCGGCGAGGAGGAAGACGGGGCGCCGGCGGACGCGCGCTTCTCGCGCGTCCGGCGGGACCCTCGGTTTTGGGAAATGCCCGAGCGCCAGCGAAAGGTCGCCATCGACAAGCGCTTCGCGTCCATGTTCCACGACGAGCGCTTCCAAGTCAAGTGCGAGGTGGACAAGCGGGGGCGGCCCGTCCGCCGCTCCGCCGCCGAGGACCTGCGACGCTTCTACCAGATCCCCGAAGGCGAAAGCGATCAAGGCCGCCCGGAtgaggacgacgacgaggaggaggggCGAGACGAGTCAG ACGACGAAAGCCGAGCGGGCTCGTCGGGCGGCGAGGAGGACGAGGGGTCGTCGAACTCGGACGGTCCGGACCTGGCTCGCGGCCAGGGCAACGTGGAGACCAGCTCGGATGAGGGCGAGGAggcggaggaagaggaggagatccAGCACGACTGGGGCGAACTCTGCAAGGACGCTGAGCGCAGCGAGCAG GTTTGGCGCCGGCTGGCCGTCTGCAACGTGGACTGGGACCGCCTGAAGGCCAAAGACCTCCTGGCCACGCTCGACTCCTTCAAGCCCGAAGGGGGCGCCGTGCTGTCCGTCAAG ATTTACCCGTCGGAGTTTGGCAAGGAGAGGCTGAGGCTGGAGGAGTCCCAGGGACCGCCGGAGCTCAGGGCGCCGCCTGCGGATTCCGATGACGACGGCAAAGACGACAG GTCGTACCGAGAGAAGAAGCGCGACTACCAGTTCAAGCGGCTCAAGTACTTCTACGCCGTGGCCGAGTGCGACtcggccgccaccgccgccaaaATCTACCAGGAGTGCGACGGCTTGGAGTACGAGAGCAGCAGCTCCGTCCTGGACCTCAG GTTCATCCCAGACGACATGACGTTCGAGGAGCCCCCCCGAGACGCGGCCGCCGACGTCAACTTGGCGACGTACGCGCCCAAATTCTTCACTTCGGCGGCCAGCGCCACCTCCAAG GTGGAGCTGACCTGGGACCAGACGGACCCGGAGCGCGTCAGCGCCCTCCGCAGGAAGTTCAACAAAAGCGAGCTTCTGGACATGGACTTTGCGGCCTACCtggcgtcgtcgtcgtcgtccggaGAGGGCGAGGAGGACGAGCCGGAGCCGGAGGGGGAAGACGGGCGGgacgccgccgccaccggcaAGAGCCAGGAGCAGCTGGACAAGTACCGGCGGCTGCTGGGAGGCCTCCGCCGCGAGCAGAGCGAGCAAAACATGGAGATGGAGGTCACCTGGGTGCCCg GCCTGAGGGAGGCGACGGAGCAGCTGGTGAAGAAGAAGCAGGAGCAGGAGCGCCGGCCCACCCCCTGGGAGGACTTCCTGCGGAAGAAGCGAGACAAGAAGAAGGCCaagaaaaatggcaacaaagaGCGCCACCAAGAG GACGGCCAGCCGGGTGACGACCGATCGCCAGACCCCGCGGACCTCGACGAGCCTTTCTTCCGACGGGAACTCGTTGCCGCCG GCGGACGGgacgagaagaagaaaaagcggGATGAACGCGAGCGCGCCGGAGAAGAAGGAGGCGCCCGCGCTCGGGCCGAGATGTCGCTGCTGATGGACGACGAGGACGACGGCCGCAAACATTTCAACTACGACAAGTTGGTGGAGCAGCAGAATCTGagcgggaagaagaagaaaaagatgctGAAGAGCGGAGACGCCCCCCCCGAGGACAACTTCCAG GTGGACGTGTCGGACCCTCGCTTCCAGGCCGTGTTCACGTCCCACCTCTTCAATCTGGACCCGTCGCACCCCAGCTACAAGCGCACGCGGGCCACGCAGAGTATCCTGGACGAGAAGCGCAGACGCCGCGAGGAGGCGGACCGAGGCGGCGGCCATGACGACGGCGAGGCTCGCGCGGTGCCCCGGGAAGGAGCCCAGCGGGACGCCGGCTTGTCCTTGCTGGTCAAGTCCGTTAAGAGCAAGACGCGGGACTTCCAAGCACGCAAGAAAGCCAAACGGATTTGA
- the LOC127613515 gene encoding uncharacterized protein LOC127613515, with protein sequence MRPTSALLFPLLLLLLPALPCHGRTVSRCELRDKLRDKIKLSERTQNLTDVVLTLLVCQLEKVSHRSTSFVTIYGQRATTTAAPTTTTTTTPIPTTNSTAAANQIVIMSNQTVTSNATVPTPLSNGTAAPPVNQSGIGNQTVNSNQTLNEVNDGQDQDQEDDATGEEPEQEEEPEVQEELFDGAEETYDEEGEYLYVNQGSKMDSHLDDWLKLMELLNEEENMFDEQMLVIADDKLSADEDDGSDRLFQMEWSLGHHGLFQLSDSYFCQSTARWSQNACNSTCDAFTDDDIADDLDCFVDSLYWLYTLRTVSPRCYQTADFFGQCN encoded by the exons ATGAGGCCGACATCCGCCCTGCTGttcccgctgctgctgctgctgctgccggcgCTCCCGTGCCACGGCCGTACCGTGTCCAGGTGCGAGCTGCGAGACAAGCTGAGGGACAAGATCAAGCTGTCGGAACGCACGCAAAACCTCACCGACGTGGTTTTGACTTTGC TCGTGTGCCAACTGGAAAAGGTCTCCCATCGCAGCACAAGCTTCGTGACCATCTACGGCCAACgcgccaccaccaccgccgcccccaccaccaccaccaccaccaccccaatcCCAACGACCAACAGCACCGCGGCCGCCAACCAAATCGTCATCATGAGCAACCAAACGGTCACCTCCAATGCCACCGTTCCGACTCCCTTGAGCAACGGCACCGCCGCCCCGCCCGTCAACCAAAGCGGCATCGGCAACCAAACTGTCAACTCCAACCAAACGCTCAATGAGGTCAACGATGGCCAAGACCAGGACCAGGAAGACGACGCTACAGGTGAGGAACCAGAACAGGAAGAAGAACCTGAAGTACAAGAAGAACTATTCGACGGGGCAGAAGAAACCTACGATGAGGAGGGCGAGTACCTTTATGTGAATCAGGGAAGCAAAATGGACTCCCACTTGGACGACTGGTTGAAGCTGATGGAACTTCTGAACGAGGAAGAGAACATGTTTGATGAACAAATGCTGGTGATCGCCGACGACAAACTGAGCGCCGACGAGGACGACGGCAGCGACCGGCTCTTTCAAATGGAGTGGTCGCTGGGCCACCACGGCCTCTTCCAGCTCTCGGACAGCTACTTCTGTCAGTCGACCGCCCGATGGAGCCAGAACGCCTGCAACAGCACCTGCGACG CGTTCACAGACGATGACATCGCGGATGACCTGGATTGCTTCGTCGACAGTCTTTACTGGCT GTACACGCTGAGGACGGTGTCGCCTCGGTGCTACCAAACGGCCGACTTCTTCGGCCAGTGCAACTGA
- the LOC127612686 gene encoding RAC-gamma serine/threonine-protein kinase, whose product MSDQNVVKEGWVQKRGEYIKNWRPRYFLLKTDGSFVGYKDKPQDSDLAYPLNNFSVAKCQLMKTERPKPNTFIIRCLQWTTVIERTFHVETPDERDEWAEAIQTVAESLAKQEEEGILCGPASQMENVNEEEMDTSISHYKRKTMNDFDYLKLLGKGTFGKVILVREKASGTYYAMKILKKEVIIAKDEVAHTLTESRVLKNTRHPFLTSLKYSFQTKDRLCFVMEYVNGGELFFHLSRERVFSEDRTRFYGAEIVSALDYLHSAKIVYRDLKLENLMLDKDGHIKITDFGLCKEGITDAATMKTFCGTPEYLAPEVLEDNDYGRAVDWWGLGVVTYEMMCGRLPFYNQDHEKLFELILMEEIKFPRTLSADAKSLLSGLLIKDPNKRLGGGPDDAKEIMRHSFFVTVDWQDVYDKKMAPPFQPQVSSETDTRYFDEEFTAQTITITPPEKYDEDGMDAADNERRPHFPQFSYSASGRE is encoded by the exons ATGAGCGACCAGAACGTTGTCAAGGAAGGATGGGTCCAAAAAAGAG GCGAGTACATCAAGAACTGGCGTCCTCGCTACTTCCTGCTGAAGACGGACGGCTCCTTCGTCGGCTACAAGGACAAACCGCAGGATTCGGATCTGGCCTACCCGCTCAACAACTTCTCCGTCGCAA AATGTCAACTCATGAAGACGGAGCGTCCCAAACCCAACACCTTCATCATCCGCTGTCTGCAGTGGACCACCGTCATCGAGAGGACCTTCCACGTGGAGACGCCGGACGAGAG GGACGAGTGGGCGGAGGCCATCCAGACGGTGGCCGAGTCGCTggccaagcaggaggaggagggcatCCTGTGCGGCCCCGCCTCGCAGATGGAGAACGTCAACGAGGAGGAGATGGACACCTCCATCAGCCACTACAAGCGCAAG ACAATGAACGACTTTGACTATCTGAAGCTTCTGGGCAAAGGCACCTTCGGCAAAGTCATCCTGGTGCGAGAGAAGGCCAGCGGAACTTACTACGCCATGAAGATCCTCAAGAAGGAAGTCATCATCGCCAAG GACGAAGTTGCTCACACGCTCACGGAAAGTCGGGTGCTAAAAAACACTCGGCATCCATTCCTGACG TCTCTCAAGTACTCCTTCCAGACCAAGGACCGCCTCTGCTTCGTCATGGAGTACGTCAACGGAGGAGAG CTGTTTTTCCACCTGTCCCGGGAGCGGGTGTTTTCCGAGGACCGCACGCGCTTCTACGGCGCCGAGATCGTCTCGGCGCTGGACTACCTGCATTCGGCCAAGATCGTCTACCGGGACCTCAAG CTGGAGAACCTGATGTTGGACAAAGACGGACACATCAAGATCACCGACTTCGGCCTGTGCAAAGAGGGCATCACCGACGCGGCCACCATGAAGACCTTCTGCGGCACGCCCGAGTACCTGGCGCCCGAG gtTTTGGAGGACAACGACTACGGCCGCGCGGTGGACTGGTGGGGTCTGGGCGTGGTGACGTACGAGATGATGTGCGGGCGGCTGCCCTTCTACAACCAGGACCACGAGAAGCTCTTTGAGCTCATCCTGATGGAGGAGATCAAGTTCCCGCGCACGCTGTCGGCCGACGCCAAGTCGCTGCTCTCGGGCCTCCTCATCAAGGACCCCAACAAACG GCTGGGCGGGGGACCGGATGACGCCAAGGAGATCATGCGACACAGTTTCTTTGTCACCGTGGACTGGCAGGACGTCTACGACAAGAAG ATGGCCCCGCCCTTCCAGCCTCAGGTGAGCTCTGAGACGGACACGCGCTACTTTGACGAAGAGTTCACGGCGCAGACCATCACCATCACGCCACCGGAGAAAT ACGACGAGGACGGCATGGACGCCGCCGACAACGAGCGGCGGCCTCACTTCCCGCAGTTCTCCTACTCGGCCAGCGGGCGAGAGTGA